From Variimorphobacter saccharofermentans, one genomic window encodes:
- a CDS encoding LTA synthase family protein yields the protein MNNKQEDSSFIDQKQSLSQNSRITGMNERLLLTMVSLKNQLRRYITLAFRRMNRAWNGSVPLSVDNLILPLSFLIIAVIYLELLLHLLLYRSVDMKMIYPVLFAIPVGIFAGFLSGLFPYHINRAILWLATGALCFIYIIQLIYFKIFKVYFSFQSLGMAEDAFSEFSSDILEAIKGNLGGIILLLVPLLVLALLLENRISYSRRGAKEQGILLGSGIVFQVVAITALLLFGKGDYSPYDLYFKAQVHDMCGKQLGIATMTRLDIMNLLCRGEDLILTDATMQTDNPPIKVEESRNTKNSSVTIKKQSVTIQDKNSKTEEPALPPTPTPIDISPNIMNIDFASLAKKETSNTIRTLHEYFATAPPTNRNKYTGMFKGYNLIMITAEGFSPYAIHPEKTPTLYRLVREGFVFNNFYTALWQTSTSDGEYVAMTGLIPIGTRSMYQGRKNLWPFSLGNQFQQMGIDCRAFHNHTYTYYQRNETHPNLGYTWKAKGNGLVLEQDVWPESDLEMMAATIDDYIEEEQFHVYYLTVSGHMNYTFQGNSMAYKNREAVKDLPCSSDARAYIACQMELDKALDLLIARLEQEGIADRTVIALSADHYPYGWGKKYIDELAGHKVDPYFEIYRNHFILWNPGMKKKIVIDEPCSSLDILPTLSNMFGLEYDSRLLMGRDVLSDAEPLVILANRSFITDKVMYNSETGEVIKLTKEKLPKDYITNMNNIIKNKFQISKSILETDYYRKVFEVSKDE from the coding sequence ATGAATAACAAGCAGGAAGATAGTTCCTTCATCGATCAGAAGCAAAGCCTGTCCCAGAATAGCAGAATAACTGGTATGAATGAGCGATTATTGCTGACTATGGTATCCCTCAAAAATCAACTGAGGAGGTATATTACGCTTGCATTTCGCAGGATGAATAGAGCATGGAATGGTTCCGTACCATTATCTGTTGATAATCTTATTCTTCCGTTGAGCTTTTTGATAATCGCTGTAATCTATCTGGAATTGCTTCTTCATTTATTGCTTTATCGCAGTGTTGATATGAAAATGATTTACCCGGTTTTATTCGCTATTCCGGTGGGTATTTTTGCTGGCTTTCTTAGTGGATTGTTCCCGTACCACATTAATAGAGCAATTCTATGGTTAGCTACGGGCGCATTATGCTTTATTTATATAATACAGCTAATTTATTTTAAGATATTTAAGGTGTATTTCTCTTTTCAATCATTGGGAATGGCAGAAGATGCATTCTCTGAATTTAGTTCAGATATCCTGGAAGCGATTAAAGGAAATCTGGGAGGGATTATACTGCTGCTGGTACCATTATTGGTACTCGCACTCCTTTTAGAGAATCGAATCAGCTACAGCAGGAGAGGAGCTAAGGAACAGGGAATACTCTTGGGAAGTGGTATCGTATTTCAAGTTGTTGCTATAACAGCATTGCTACTCTTTGGAAAAGGGGATTATTCCCCTTATGATTTGTATTTTAAAGCTCAGGTGCATGATATGTGTGGGAAGCAGCTTGGGATAGCAACTATGACTCGATTGGATATTATGAACCTACTTTGCAGAGGAGAGGATTTGATATTGACAGATGCAACGATGCAGACCGATAATCCTCCTATCAAAGTGGAAGAGTCCAGAAATACAAAAAACTCTTCCGTTACAATAAAAAAGCAAAGCGTTACAATACAGGATAAGAACTCTAAGACAGAGGAGCCTGCACTTCCGCCTACTCCGACTCCTATTGATATCTCGCCCAATATAATGAACATAGATTTTGCCTCCCTTGCAAAGAAGGAAACCAGCAATACCATTCGTACTTTACATGAGTACTTTGCCACAGCTCCTCCGACGAATAGAAATAAATACACAGGTATGTTTAAGGGTTATAATCTGATTATGATCACAGCCGAGGGGTTTTCACCCTATGCAATTCATCCGGAGAAGACACCAACCTTATATCGATTGGTACGGGAAGGCTTTGTGTTTAATAATTTTTATACAGCACTTTGGCAGACAAGTACCAGCGATGGGGAATATGTTGCTATGACTGGATTAATTCCGATTGGTACAAGAAGCATGTATCAGGGCAGAAAAAATCTTTGGCCATTTTCGCTTGGTAACCAGTTCCAACAGATGGGAATTGATTGCAGGGCATTTCATAACCACACCTATACCTATTACCAACGAAATGAGACACATCCAAACCTTGGTTACACATGGAAAGCAAAGGGAAATGGACTAGTATTGGAGCAGGATGTATGGCCGGAATCGGATTTGGAAATGATGGCAGCTACCATTGACGACTATATTGAGGAGGAACAGTTTCACGTATATTATCTGACCGTAAGCGGGCATATGAACTATACCTTTCAAGGAAATAGTATGGCTTACAAAAATCGGGAAGCAGTAAAGGATCTACCCTGCTCCTCGGATGCAAGAGCATATATTGCCTGCCAGATGGAATTGGATAAAGCATTGGATTTACTTATTGCCAGACTGGAACAGGAGGGAATCGCTGATCGTACCGTTATTGCACTAAGTGCGGATCATTATCCCTATGGTTGGGGAAAAAAATATATCGACGAATTAGCAGGACATAAGGTGGACCCATACTTTGAAATCTATCGGAACCATTTTATTCTATGGAATCCTGGAATGAAAAAGAAGATCGTAATCGATGAACCTTGCTCCAGTTTGGATATTCTGCCGACCTTGTCCAATATGTTTGGATTGGAGTATGATTCACGCTTGCTGATGGGAAGAGATGTACTTTCAGATGCTGAACCCTTGGTCATATTAGCAAATCGAAGCTTTATCACGGATAAGGTAATGTACAATTCGGAAACGGGAGAAGTTATTAAAC
- a CDS encoding S66 family peptidase — protein MIYPMNLEHGFKVGVTATSAGYDNEVDFRRLESGIKHFEDLGYPVVVTDNVKKSFKGRSSDGQTRAVQLMELFHNPEVRAIIAASGGDYLVEMLPYLDFHVLEENPKWFQGFSDTTGLTFTITTNLDIATLYTNNFGPFGMEHWHPSLFDNLRILEGQDICQNSFDYYQDGFVERVTGLEEYRLDKEVHWKNLNPPNTIDHEIVIKGRALGGCLDVLLNLVGTKYDKTKEFIARYQRDKILWFLESFDLSSEALVRGLWQLKEAGWFEHASGFIFGRPAMYRSEIDVTYEEAVMTVLGELELPVILDADIGHKPPQFTMINGALATVQSKNGKGNILFERR, from the coding sequence ATGATTTATCCAATGAATTTGGAGCATGGATTTAAGGTTGGCGTTACAGCCACTTCTGCCGGCTATGACAATGAAGTCGATTTTCGCAGACTGGAAAGCGGAATAAAGCATTTTGAAGATTTGGGTTACCCTGTTGTTGTCACAGATAATGTTAAGAAAAGCTTTAAAGGCAGAAGTTCTGATGGACAGACAAGGGCAGTTCAACTGATGGAATTGTTTCATAATCCGGAAGTGAGAGCAATCATTGCTGCAAGTGGAGGAGATTACCTGGTGGAGATGCTCCCTTATCTGGATTTCCATGTTCTTGAGGAGAATCCGAAATGGTTTCAGGGATTTTCGGATACGACGGGATTAACCTTCACCATTACAACCAATCTGGACATTGCCACTTTATATACCAATAACTTTGGTCCCTTTGGTATGGAGCACTGGCATCCATCCTTATTTGATAATTTGAGAATCTTAGAGGGGCAGGACATTTGCCAGAACAGCTTCGATTATTATCAGGATGGATTTGTAGAACGCGTTACGGGATTGGAGGAGTATCGACTGGATAAAGAGGTCCATTGGAAGAATTTGAATCCACCCAATACAATCGATCATGAGATTGTTATAAAGGGGCGTGCCCTTGGAGGCTGTCTGGACGTCCTGTTAAATCTGGTTGGTACAAAATACGATAAAACAAAAGAATTTATTGCGAGATATCAGAGAGATAAAATCCTATGGTTCTTAGAGAGCTTTGATCTGAGTAGTGAAGCTCTGGTACGGGGATTATGGCAGCTGAAGGAGGCTGGCTGGTTTGAACATGCTTCCGGATTTATCTTCGGCAGACCGGCAATGTATCGCAGCGAAATAGATGTTACCTATGAAGAGGCGGTGATGACCGTTTTAGGGGAGCTAGAGCTTCCTGTGATATTAGATGCTGATATCGGTCATAAACCACCACAGTTTACAATGATAAATGGAGCTCTTGCTACAGTTCAAAGTAAGAATGGAAAAGGAAATATTCTTTTTGAACGAAGATAA
- a CDS encoding heavy-metal-associated domain-containing protein has product MKKIIEINGMSCEHCQARVEKALNELDGVDAKVELKKKRAVVNLTKDVSDQQLKDVVTEAGYEVVSITEKKGLFS; this is encoded by the coding sequence ATGAAAAAAATTATAGAGATTAACGGTATGAGCTGTGAACACTGCCAGGCTAGAGTTGAAAAAGCGTTGAATGAGTTAGACGGCGTGGATGCGAAGGTTGAATTAAAGAAAAAGAGAGCCGTTGTAAACTTAACGAAGGATGTAAGTGATCAGCAGCTTAAGGATGTCGTAACAGAAGCTGGTTATGAAGTAGTCTCCATTACAGAGAAAAAAGGGTTATTCTCCTAA
- a CDS encoding LL-diaminopimelate aminotransferase: protein MLKINENYLKLPGSYLFSTIAKKVKEFSEMNPDKKIIRLGIGDVTLPLAPAIITALHDAVDEMAKKETFKGYSPDLGYEFLRQTIIEHDYNSRGVTLALDEVFISDGAKSDSGNIQEIFDVNCKIAVCDPVYPVYVDSNVMAGRTGEYLTDAGRWTNVIYMPCKKENNFAPELPEDTPDLIYLCFPNNPTGATITKSELQKWVDYANNAGAVIIYDAAYEAYISEEDVPHTIYECENAKSCAIEIRSFSKNAGFTGTRLGYTVIPKELKVGDVMLNSLWARRHGTKFNGAPYIIQAAGAAVYSEEGKRQTGEQIAYYMNNARVIREGLQSAGFSVSGGVNAPYIWLETPKGMTSWEFFDYLLLNANVVGTPGSGFGPSGEGYFRLTAFGTLENTIEAINRIKQL, encoded by the coding sequence ATGTTAAAAATCAATGAAAATTATTTAAAATTACCGGGAAGCTACCTGTTTTCTACGATTGCAAAAAAGGTAAAGGAATTTTCCGAAATGAACCCCGATAAGAAGATCATTCGTTTAGGAATCGGGGATGTTACATTACCGCTGGCACCGGCTATTATAACGGCTCTTCATGATGCGGTTGATGAAATGGCGAAGAAAGAAACCTTTAAAGGTTATTCACCGGATCTTGGATATGAATTCCTTCGTCAGACCATCATTGAACATGACTACAACTCTCGTGGTGTCACCTTAGCACTCGATGAAGTATTTATTAGCGACGGTGCAAAAAGTGACTCCGGTAATATACAGGAAATCTTTGATGTCAATTGTAAAATAGCAGTATGTGATCCGGTATATCCGGTATATGTGGATTCCAATGTTATGGCCGGCAGAACTGGAGAATATCTGACTGATGCGGGAAGATGGACGAATGTAATCTATATGCCGTGTAAGAAGGAGAATAATTTTGCTCCGGAATTACCGGAGGATACCCCGGACCTGATATACTTATGCTTCCCGAATAATCCCACCGGTGCGACCATTACCAAATCAGAATTGCAGAAATGGGTGGATTATGCAAATAATGCAGGTGCTGTGATTATCTATGATGCAGCATATGAAGCATATATCTCAGAAGAGGATGTTCCACATACCATCTATGAATGCGAGAACGCAAAAAGCTGTGCCATTGAAATCAGAAGCTTTTCAAAGAATGCAGGCTTTACCGGCACAAGACTGGGATACACTGTGATTCCGAAGGAGTTAAAGGTGGGAGATGTTATGCTGAATAGTCTGTGGGCAAGACGCCATGGTACAAAATTTAATGGTGCGCCCTATATTATTCAGGCAGCAGGTGCGGCAGTATACTCAGAAGAGGGAAAAAGACAAACTGGAGAGCAAATTGCATATTATATGAATAATGCCAGGGTAATTCGGGAAGGCTTACAGTCAGCAGGTTTTTCAGTATCTGGTGGCGTGAATGCACCCTATATCTGGCTTGAGACTCCGAAGGGGATGACTTCCTGGGAGTTCTTTGATTATCTTTTACTGAATGCCAATGTAGTAGGTACTCCCGGATCCGGATTTGGTCCAAGCGGAGAGGGGTATTTTAGACTAACTGCCTTTGGTACTTTGGAAAACACCATAGAAGCCATAAACAGAATAAAACAGCTGTAA
- the dapF gene encoding diaminopimelate epimerase has translation MKFTKMQGCGNDYVYVDCTKEVIEHIPETAVKVSDRHFGIGSDGLILIKSSETADFFMDMYNNDGSRGKMCGNGIRCVAKYVYDYGLTNKEHLRIETLSGIKELDLILQDGKVSQVTVNMGAPILQPSLIPVVSDKDVLIKEPITIDGQRYEITCVSMGNPHAVVFVEDTSSLPIEVIGPKFENHPIFPDRVNTEFIQIIDRTHIRMRVWERGSGETFACGTGACASVVACVLNGLTEPEVTVTLLGGDLSIRYDQKENTIYMTGPAVKVYEGEIEL, from the coding sequence ATGAAATTTACAAAAATGCAAGGATGTGGAAATGACTATGTGTATGTCGACTGCACGAAAGAAGTCATTGAACATATCCCTGAGACTGCGGTAAAAGTCAGTGACCGTCATTTTGGTATTGGATCCGATGGATTGATTTTAATAAAGTCATCTGAAACAGCTGATTTTTTTATGGATATGTATAATAATGATGGCTCAAGGGGGAAGATGTGCGGTAACGGAATTCGTTGTGTTGCGAAGTATGTATATGACTATGGCTTAACGAATAAGGAGCACTTACGCATTGAGACTCTGAGTGGAATTAAAGAATTGGATTTAATTCTTCAGGATGGTAAGGTTTCCCAGGTTACTGTAAATATGGGAGCACCTATTCTGCAACCGTCTTTAATACCGGTTGTATCCGACAAGGATGTATTGATAAAGGAACCGATTACCATTGATGGTCAGAGATATGAGATAACCTGTGTTTCTATGGGAAATCCACATGCAGTTGTATTTGTTGAGGATACAAGCTCCCTTCCAATTGAAGTAATCGGTCCGAAGTTTGAAAATCATCCGATATTTCCGGATAGGGTTAATACGGAATTTATTCAGATTATCGACCGGACGCATATTCGTATGAGGGTATGGGAAAGAGGATCCGGAGAGACCTTTGCTTGTGGAACCGGAGCATGTGCCAGTGTTGTCGCATGCGTATTAAATGGCCTGACAGAACCCGAAGTGACCGTAACCTTGTTAGGTGGTGATTTAAGCATCCGATATGACCAGAAGGAGAATACCATCTATATGACGGGCCCTGCCGTGAAGGTGTATGAGGGAGAGATTGAATTATAA
- a CDS encoding ANTAR domain-containing response regulator, translating to MYSIIVGFPKLQDAINIKNLLIRNGYDVSEPCTTGAQVISLANELDEGIVLCGYRFSDMHYSELNSYLPKGFEMLLILSPERLAYCQNNDIICLPMPVKTHDLMNTLQMMTYQYRMRKKKEKGRHKERTEEEKAIIQKAKLVLMHRNNMTEEEAHRYLQKSSMNSGTNMTETAEMVLRIYD from the coding sequence ATGTACAGCATAATAGTAGGTTTTCCAAAACTACAGGATGCGATTAATATAAAAAACTTACTAATCAGAAATGGATATGATGTATCCGAACCGTGTACCACTGGAGCACAAGTGATCTCATTAGCAAATGAATTGGATGAGGGCATTGTGCTATGCGGTTACCGTTTTTCTGATATGCATTATAGTGAACTTAATAGTTATTTACCGAAGGGCTTTGAGATGCTTCTTATTCTTTCTCCTGAAAGACTAGCCTATTGTCAGAACAATGACATAATCTGTTTGCCCATGCCGGTTAAGACGCATGATTTGATGAATACACTTCAAATGATGACCTATCAATACCGGATGAGAAAGAAAAAGGAGAAGGGTCGTCATAAGGAAAGAACAGAGGAAGAAAAGGCGATTATTCAAAAGGCAAAATTAGTCTTAATGCATCGTAATAACATGACCGAAGAGGAAGCACATCGATATCTCCAGAAAAGCAGTATGAATAGCGGTACCAATATGACGGAAACGGCGGAAATGGTACTTAGAATATATGATTAA
- the glnA gene encoding type I glutamate--ammonia ligase, with translation MKHNTKEDIIRMVEEDDVEFIRLQFTDMFGNLKNIAITTSQLERALNNKCMFDGSSIEGFVRIEESDMFLYPDLDSYVTFPWRPQQGKVARLICDVYTAEGKPFEGDPRYILKKVVKEAEEMGYTFDVGPEMEFFLFHMGENDTPTTDTHERAGYFDLGPLDYGENARRDMVLTLEDMGISVEASHHELSPAQHEIDIKYNNVLTTADNIMTFKMVVRTIAKRHGLHCTFMPKPKYGVDGSGMHINMSLQKNGKNIFDDAEGKLGLSKEAYHFIAGIMKHIKSMTAVTNPLVNSYKRLVPNFEAPVYIAWSACNRSPLIRIPTGRESAARIELRCPDPSANPYLVLALCLAAGLDGIKNQLTPPPSIDKNIFELTEEERVNLGISRLPASLNEAIKEMENSDFMKQVLGTHISEKYVKAKKAEWDEYRNQVTQWELNQYLYRI, from the coding sequence ATGAAACATAATACAAAGGAAGATATTATTAGAATGGTGGAAGAGGATGATGTGGAATTTATCAGGCTTCAGTTTACTGATATGTTTGGTAACCTCAAAAATATTGCCATTACAACAAGTCAATTGGAACGGGCATTAAATAACAAATGCATGTTTGATGGTTCTTCAATTGAGGGATTTGTTAGAATTGAGGAATCCGATATGTTCTTATATCCGGATCTGGACTCCTATGTAACATTTCCATGGAGGCCGCAGCAGGGTAAGGTTGCACGTCTAATTTGTGATGTATATACTGCGGAAGGAAAACCTTTTGAGGGAGATCCTCGTTATATATTAAAGAAAGTAGTCAAAGAAGCGGAGGAGATGGGATACACCTTCGATGTGGGACCGGAGATGGAGTTCTTTTTATTCCATATGGGAGAAAACGATACCCCTACTACGGATACACATGAGAGGGCAGGGTATTTTGACTTGGGCCCCTTAGATTATGGTGAAAATGCACGAAGAGATATGGTACTTACCTTGGAGGATATGGGAATATCCGTTGAAGCCTCCCATCATGAATTATCTCCAGCACAGCATGAAATTGATATCAAATATAATAACGTATTAACCACGGCTGATAATATTATGACTTTTAAAATGGTAGTTCGTACAATTGCTAAACGTCATGGATTACACTGTACCTTTATGCCAAAGCCGAAATATGGTGTGGATGGATCCGGTATGCATATTAATATGTCATTACAGAAAAATGGAAAAAACATCTTTGATGATGCAGAGGGTAAATTAGGATTAAGTAAAGAAGCCTATCACTTTATTGCAGGTATCATGAAGCATATTAAGAGTATGACCGCTGTAACGAATCCGTTAGTTAATTCTTATAAAAGACTGGTTCCTAATTTTGAGGCACCTGTTTATATCGCATGGTCAGCCTGCAATCGTAGCCCGCTCATTCGTATTCCAACAGGAAGAGAGAGTGCGGCAAGAATTGAGCTTAGATGTCCAGATCCTTCTGCTAATCCTTATCTTGTTCTGGCGCTTTGTCTTGCTGCGGGATTGGATGGTATAAAAAATCAGCTAACACCTCCGCCAAGCATTGACAAGAATATTTTTGAGCTTACTGAAGAGGAGAGAGTGAATCTGGGTATTAGCCGTCTGCCTGCTAGTCTGAATGAAGCAATCAAAGAAATGGAAAACAGCGATTTCATGAAGCAGGTATTAGGAACCCATATCAGTGAAAAATATGTGAAAGCCAAGAAAGCAGAATGGGACGAATATCGTAATCAGGTCACTCAGTGGGAGTTAAATCAATACTTATATCGCATTTAA
- a CDS encoding PilZ domain-containing protein: protein MRIDEISKEGSIELEVKYNGNTASFFSEIVLVRENSVLITSIKVNEHTVGFSDKCTINFLYKFDGRLYIWENVSVKLVRYDGAIYHKVDMVGEGKPYNRRDSYRMYIGEDMPLYINSPSGPTAITVLVKDISETGVAFISKEDININRTIRLKLKDHNMLISLSGVIVRKEYLEHLDSFVYGCKFNEKNNRLGKYIARRQGEQLRMKTTTYSSPPKLDYSSKLNTIDISKKR from the coding sequence TTGCGCATCGATGAAATATCAAAAGAAGGATCGATAGAGCTTGAAGTAAAATATAATGGTAATACCGCTTCTTTTTTTAGTGAAATCGTGCTTGTACGCGAAAATTCAGTGCTGATTACTTCTATCAAGGTGAATGAACATACCGTTGGATTTTCTGACAAATGTACCATTAACTTTTTATATAAATTCGACGGAAGATTATATATCTGGGAGAATGTATCTGTAAAGCTCGTTCGGTATGACGGAGCAATTTACCATAAGGTGGATATGGTTGGCGAAGGTAAGCCATACAACCGCCGTGACTCCTACCGAATGTATATTGGCGAAGATATGCCCCTTTATATTAATTCACCCAGCGGACCTACCGCTATCACAGTTTTGGTAAAGGATATCAGCGAAACCGGTGTTGCTTTTATCTCGAAGGAAGATATTAATATTAATCGTACAATCCGGCTTAAGCTAAAGGATCATAATATGTTGATCAGCCTATCCGGAGTCATTGTTCGGAAAGAGTATTTAGAGCATTTGGATTCCTTCGTATATGGTTGTAAATTTAACGAAAAGAATAATCGTCTCGGTAAATATATTGCAAGAAGACAAGGTGAACAGCTACGAATGAAAACAACCACCTATTCTTCTCCTCCTAAATTGGATTATAGTAGTAAACTAAATACCATTGATATTTCCAAAAAAAGATGA